The genomic window GTGTCACCGTCAAGGAGTACGGCCACATCCTGCAGGACGACCCGGCCTATGCGGCCAAGGCCCAGCGCATCAGCGCGTTGACGCGGGACCTCAGCGAGTTATTGTCGGTCATTGTGGATGCCCTGCTGGCCCAGCAACCCGACCTGGCGCAGCGCGTCCGCAGCAAGGCCCCCACGCTGGCCCTGCACCCGCCCTGCACGCTGCAACACGGCCAGAAGCTCAAGGGTGGTATCGAACAACACCTGGGTGCACTGGGCTTTGACATCCGCACCGCCATGAACGAGGCCCACCTGTGCTGCGGCTCGGCCGGCACCTACAGCGTGCTCAACCCCGGCCTGGCCACGCAGTTGCGCGACCGCAAGCTGGGGCACCTGGGGGATTTGGGCCGTGAAGTGATTGTGTCAGCCAACATTGGCTGCATCACCCACCTGCAAAGTGGCACCACCACACCCGTGCGGCACTGGGTGGAGGTGCTGGATGCGGCCCTGGGTGAAGAGGCTGGCTCAGGAGTCTGACAGCGACAACTGGGTTTGTGCCGACGCCCGGTAGGCCGTCACAAAGGCCTCGAAGTCGGGTGCCAGCATGGGCTGGGCGTAGAGGTAGCCCTGCACATAGTCGCAGTCCACCGAGGCCAGCAGGTCGCGCTGCTGCGCGGTCTCCACCCCCTCGGCAATCACCCGCATGTCCAGCGCATGGGCCATCACCACAATGGCCCGGCACAGGGCCAGCTCGGTGGAATTGGCCGACAGGTGGCGCACAAAGGACTGGTCGATCTTGACAAAGTCGATGTCAAACTTCTGCAGGTACGACAGCGACGAGTACCCCGTACCAAAGTCGTCCAGCGACACCCCAATACCCGCGGCCCGCAGCGACAGCAGGGTCTCGGCCACGCTGGCATTGGTGTCCAGCAGCAGGCCTTCGGTGATCTCCACCACGATGCTGTCGCCCGGCAAACCCTGGGCACTGAGCTGCTGCGCCCAGCTGGTATCGGTGGCGCCGTTGTGGTGGAACTGCACCGGCGAGCGGTTGACGCTGATCTGAAAGTCGTCTGACAACACCGTGCGCCAGGCCTGCACCTGCCGTGCGGCCTGCTGGAACACCCAATCCCCAATCTCCACAATCAGGCCACTGGACTCGGCAATGGGGATAAACGCCGCCGGGCTGACCAGCCCCCGCGTGGGGTGGCGCCAGCGTATCAGCGCCTCGGCCTTGTGGATGGCACCCGTGGCCAGCTCCACAATGGGTTGGTAGACCACGTGGAACTGCTGCTCCAGCAGCGCGGTGCGCAGGTCACTGGCCAGGCGCACGCGGGTGAGCGCGGCCTCTTGCAGGGCCGGGGTAAAAAAGCTGAAGCGGTTGCGCCCCGCGCCCTTGGCCACATACAGGGCCTGGTCGGCGTTCTTGAGCAGGTCTTCGATCTCGGTGGCATCGGTCGGGTACATGGTGATACCGATGCTGGCCGACACAAACACCTGCTCGGTGCCGAGCTGGAACACGCCGCCCAGCGCCCGCAGCAATTTCTGCAGAATGCCTTCCAGGTGGCTGCTGCTGGGCAGCTCGGCCAGGATCACCGTGAACTCGTCACCGCCCATGCGGGCCACCGTGTCGGACGCCCGCACACAGGCCTGGATGCGCCGCCCGGCCTCGACCAGCAGCATGTCGCCGCGGTCGTGGCCCAGGGTGTCGTTGACTTCCTTGAAATGGTCCAGATCGATGAACAAAATGGCCAGCTCCTGCTGGTCGCGTTTGCTGCGTTTGATCTCCTGCTCCAGCCGGTCGCGCATCATGCGCCGGTTGGGCAAACCCGTCAGCGTGTCATAAAAGGCCTGCCGGCGTATCAGCGCCTCGGCGGCCTTGCGGCTGGAGATGTCGGTGAAGGTGCCGATCATGCGCAGCGGTTTGCCGTCCGCATCGCGGCTGATGACCATGCCCCGGCTCAGCACCCATTTCCAGCTGCCGTCCTTGCACAGGATGCGGCGTTCGCTGTGGTACAGCGGTGCCCGGCCTTCGAAGTGGTCCAGCCGCGCCTGGTGCAGCTGGTCCAGGTCGTCGGGGTGGGTGCGGTCGTCGAACTCGTCGGGGTTGCTGTTGAGGTCACCACCGCCGTAACCACACATCTGCAGCAAACGCTCGGAGAAAAATTCGGTGCCTTCCTGGATGTACCAGTCCCACACGCCATCGCCAATACTCTCCAGCGCCAGCT from Rhodoferax sp. AJA081-3 includes these protein-coding regions:
- a CDS encoding EAL domain-containing protein; its protein translation is MNDVSKPSSTAEGPWKMALEGSGVGVWDWNLTTGAQTHSRQWEEMLGYTAGENIHGYRDFETLVHPDDLPMVQAAARAYMDGRTPEYAADIRMRCKDGSWKWILTRGTVVERDLIGSPLRMIGTHTDISERKRAEEELRAVNAELLENTQLLQTTLTSISQGILLFDAALRVRKFNPRVCELLDLPIEFLSTRPTEHELVRFQLQRGDFGPDAHLVEQDARSQLIKAASGPTETLPTRYVRQTLSGRTLEVRTQLLPDGGKVRTFADVSDYVQAEADRKRLNQLLDATQTIAGVGGWERDFVSGAVYWTEGIYRILEVTPEEYTPGDLASTQRFFTPEARAKIQPVLPASDAATETTHDLELEMVTWKGRHIWVRFKGTTRWENGRPLKRTSVLQDVTELRLAEATARESEARWKLALESIGDGVWDWYIQEGTEFFSERLLQMCGYGGGDLNSNPDEFDDRTHPDDLDQLHQARLDHFEGRAPLYHSERRILCKDGSWKWVLSRGMVISRDADGKPLRMIGTFTDISSRKAAEALIRRQAFYDTLTGLPNRRMMRDRLEQEIKRSKRDQQELAILFIDLDHFKEVNDTLGHDRGDMLLVEAGRRIQACVRASDTVARMGGDEFTVILAELPSSSHLEGILQKLLRALGGVFQLGTEQVFVSASIGITMYPTDATEIEDLLKNADQALYVAKGAGRNRFSFFTPALQEAALTRVRLASDLRTALLEQQFHVVYQPIVELATGAIHKAEALIRWRHPTRGLVSPAAFIPIAESSGLIVEIGDWVFQQAARQVQAWRTVLSDDFQISVNRSPVQFHHNGATDTSWAQQLSAQGLPGDSIVVEITEGLLLDTNASVAETLLSLRAAGIGVSLDDFGTGYSSLSYLQKFDIDFVKIDQSFVRHLSANSTELALCRAIVVMAHALDMRVIAEGVETAQQRDLLASVDCDYVQGYLYAQPMLAPDFEAFVTAYRASAQTQLSLSDS